From a region of the Salvelinus alpinus chromosome 2, SLU_Salpinus.1, whole genome shotgun sequence genome:
- the LOC139568249 gene encoding histone chaperone asf1b-B-like: protein MAKVQVLNVAVLDNPSPFGNPFQFEITFECMEDLPEDLEWKIIYVGSAESEEYDQTLDSVLVGPVPAGRHMFVFQADAPNTGLIPESDAVGVTVALITCTYNGQEFIRIGYYVNNEYTDPELRENPPVKPAYTQLQRNILASNPRVTRFHINWDGCSDKMEDSENVDPSPNSSSSSSVVPSSCLAGKALSVGLMSGNSMDCL from the exons ATGGCTAAAGTTCAAGTGTTGAATGTCGCTGTGTTGGACAACCCAAGTCCTTTTGGGAACCCGTTTCAGTTCGAGATTACGTTCGAATGCATGGAGGATTTACCGGAGG acctGGAGTGGAAGATCATCTATGTGGGCTCAGCAGAGAGTGAGGAGTATGATCAGACTCTGGACTCAGTTCTGGTCGGACCAGTACCGGCAGGCAGACACATGTTTGTGTTCCAG gcggATGCCCCCAACACCGGGCTGATTCCTGAGAGTGATGCTGTGGGGGTAACCGTGGCGCTCATCACCTGCACCTACAACGGACAGGAGTTCATCCGTATCGGTTACTATGTCAACAATGAATACACCGACCCAGAGCTCCGAGAGAACCCACCGGTCAAACCAGCCTACACCcag CTGCAGAGGAACATCCTGGCCTCTAACCCCCGTGTGACCCGGTTCCATATCAACTGGGACGGCTGTTCAGACAAGATGGAGGACAGTGAGAACGTAGACCCCTCCCCcaacagcagcagtagcagcagcgtggtgCCCTCCTCCTGTTTAGCTGGCAAGGCGTTATCTGTAGGACTGATGTCTGGTAACTCTATGGACTGTCTGTAG